TCGTGTCGTTCCTCATCTTCTTCATGCAGCCAGGATTCGCGCTGCTCGAAGCAGGGCAGGTCCGCGCGAAGAACGTCGGTAACGTCTTGATGAAGAACATGACCGACTGGGCGCTCGGCGTCCTCGTCTACTTCATCGTCGGTGCCGGCGTGGCGACGATTATCGGTGGACTCACCTCGCCGGGTGGGTTCAGCGTTGCAGCCGCGTTCTCGTACATCGGTGATTCGGGATCGTGGATCGACTGGCTCTTCGGTGCCGTCTTCGCCATGACCGCCGCCACCATCGTCTCCGGTGCCGTCGCAGAACGCATGGACTTCCGTGCGTACGTCGTCTTCGCAGCCATCATGACGGGTATCATCTACCCCGTCACGCAGGGCCTGACCTGGTCCGGCGGTCTGCTCGCTGGAAGCGGCTACCTCGGTGCGATTCTCGGAACGGGCTACCTCGACTTCGCCGGTGCAACCGTCGTCCACATGTGCGGTGGTGTCGCCGGCCTCGTCGCCGCAAAGATGGTCGGCCCGCGTAAGGGTCGCTTCGACGCGAACGGTAACAGCCAGCCCATCCCGGGCCACTCGATGCTGCTCGCCGTCCTCGGCACGCTCATCCTCGCGTTCGGCTGGTACGGCTTCAACGTCGGCACGCAGGCGACGGTTCTCGCGACAACCGAAAGCGGCGGACTCGAATTCATGGGTGCCGCACTCGGCCGTGTCGCCCTCGTGACCACCCTCGGCATGGGTGCAGGCGCAGTCGCCGCGGTCATCGTCTCGACGCAGTACCAGGGCAAGCCTGACCCACTCTGGATGGCAAACGGCCTGCTCGCTGGTCTCGTCGCCGTCACGGGCGCTGTCCCCCACGTCACGTGGTGGGGCGGCCTCATCCTCGGCGCACTCGGCGGCGCAATCGTCCTTCCCGCGTACCGCTTCACGGTCGACTCACTCAAGATCGACGACGTGTGTGGTGTCTTCGCTGTCCACGGCGTCGCTGGTGCAGTCGGTACGGCACTCATCCCCGTGTTCGCAGTCGGCGGATTCTCCGCGACGCAGCTGGTGATGCAGGTCGCCGGTGTCGGCATCATCGCTCTCTGGACTATCGTCGCGTCCGCAGTCTTCCTGTTCGCAACGAGCACCGTCTTCGACCTCCGCGTCTCGGAAAAAGAAGAAGTCGAAGGCCTCGACGTCGGCGAACACGGCGTCTCCGTCTACCCCGAATTCGTCGGCGACTCCGGTCCCGACCGCGGACTGGGAACGCCTGCAGCAACCGACGGCGGCCACGACGTGCGCACTGACGGTGGCGCCACGGACGACGTGAACGCAGCAGTCGAAGGAGGTGACGACCAATGAGCGAGACTGACGGCATCAAGATGGTGATGGCCATCATCCGCCCCGACAAGCTCGCAGACGTGAAGTCGGCACTCGCCGAAGCAGGTGCCCCCTCGCTCACCGTCACGAACGTCTCCGGTCGCGGGTCGCAGCCCGCGAAGAAGGGACAGTGGCGCGGTGAGGAGTACACCGTCGACCTCCACCAGAAGGTCAAAGTCGAGTGCGTCGTCGCAGACACACCAGCAGACGACGTGGTCGACGCCATCGCCGACGCGGCCCACACCGGCGAGAAAGGTGACGGGAAGATATTCGTCATCCCCGTCGAAGAGGCCGTTCAGGTCCGCACCGGAAAGGAGGGGAAGCCAGCAGTCTGAGCGAGAAATCCGCCGGTAGTCTCTGCTTTCGCCGCCGCACTCGCGGTGTTCGCCACCGCGCGTGTGGCACCACGCCCGCTGGGGGTCCCGATTCTGTCCCGACCCTCGTATTACTTTTCTTACACTACATGCGTCGAATTCTGCGGCAACATTTGTCCAATTAGTCCGTGACATACGACCTTAAACATCTCATACTTCATTTTAAAGCGGACATATGTCATCTATATCAAGATAATGTGGACAAATGTCAACACGAATGGTTATGTACTCTCATGTGGATACAATCTTCCATGATTCGCGAAACATTCGTTCGCGAATTGAGCACTAACATGAACGACCGTCCATTTGAACTTCAGTTCGAATCGTCCATCGGAGGAATCGTATGCTGACCGCCCTACAGACAGACCTCGCCTCAGTCGTCGAAGGTGTGAACCTCGTGTGGGTCCTCACCGTCACCTTCCTCATCTTCTTCATGCACGCCGGCTTCGCCATGCTCGAAGCCGGACAGGTGCGTGCGAAGAACGTCGCCAACCAGCTCACCAAGAACCTCTTGACGTGGAGTATCGGCGTCATCGTGTTCTTCCTGCTAGGTGCGGCCGTCTCGTCTATCGTCGCCGGCCTCACCGGCGGCCCCGTGACGAGCATCAGTGACGCCTTCATGGGCCTCTACGCGCCCGATGCGTCGGCGACCACTGCGTGGGTCGACTGGCTCTTCGGTGCCGTCTTCGCCATGACCGCCGCCACCATCGTCTCCGGTGCCGTCGCTGGCCGCGCAAAACTCCGTGCGTACCTCACGTACACCATCCTAATCGCGGGCGTCATCTACCCCGTCGTCGTCGGCATCACCTGGGCTGGCGGCTTCCTCGGTGGCCTCGGCTTCCACGACTTCGCCGGCGGCATGATCGTCCACGGCATGGGCGGCATCGCCGGTCTCACCGCCGCGTGGCTCATCGGCCCGCGGATGAACCGCTTCAACTCCGATGGCAGCGCGAACGTCATCCCCGGTCACTCCATCGCGTTCGCCGTCCTCGGCACGCTCATCCTCGCGTTCGGCTGGTACGGCTTCAACGTCGGCACCGCCGCCGCGCCACTCGCGTACTCCGACGGCGCAATCACGCTCGGATCGTTCGCCTACGTCGGTCGTGTCGCCCTCGTGACCACCCTCGGCATGGCCGCTGGCGCAATCGGTGCGGGCGGCGTCGCCATGTACAAGACCGGCAAGGTTGACACGCTCTACGTCGCCAACGGCCTGCTCGCTGGCCTCGTCGGCGTCACCGCAATCGCAGACGACATCATCTGGCCGGGTGCGCTCGTCGTCGGCCTCCTCGCCGGCGCACAACTCCCCATCGTCTTCGAATTCGTCGAAAAGCGCCTCCGCATCGACGACGTGTGTGCGGTCTTCCCCGTCCACGGGTCTGCGGGCGTCCTCGGAACGCTCCTGTACCCCGTCTTCGCCGTCCCCGTCTGGCACAGCGGTGCCTCGTTCGTCTCGCTGGCCATCCCGCAGGTGGTCGGCGTCGGCGTCATCGCCATCTGGACGTTCGTCGCCACGGCAGCAGTCTTCGGCGTCTTCCGCGCTGTCGGCCAAGCCCGCGTCTCTCCCGACCACGAACGCGAAGGCCTCGACACGGCTGAACACGGCGTCGACACGTACCCCGAGTTCGGGTCGCGCGACACCGACACCGGCATCCGCGCTGACGGGTCCGGCATCCCACACGGGGATGGATTCATGACGACGCGGAAGGAGGACTGAGCCATGAGCAACGCTGACCTGCCCAACGACGGTGGCATCAAGATGGTGATGGCCATCATCCGGCCCGACAAGCTCGCAGACGTGAAGACTGCACTCGCCGAGGTGGGTGCCCCGTCGCTCACCGTCTCGAACGTCTCCGGACGCGGCTCGCAACCCGCCAAGAAGAGCCAATGGCGCGGCGAAGAGTACACCGTCGACCTCCACCAGAAGGTCAAAGTCGAGTGCGTCGTCGCCGAGACACCGGCCGAAGACGTCGCCAACGCAATCGCAGACGCCGCTCACACCGGCGAGAAAGGTGACGGGAAAGTGTTCATCCTCCCGGTCGAAGCAGCCTATCAGGTTCGAACCGGCAAGACCGGCCGCGACGCAGTCTGAAGCGACTTCGACTGCCGCCACTTCGACTGCCGCTACTCAGTGGGTCGGTCGACGTGACCGCCGACCGGGCGGACGCCGGCCCCACGCGAAACCATTTTTCTACTCCGCACGAAGCGACGTGACGATGAGCGGTGTCTCTCCGTGTTGAGTGTCGAAGTCGTCGTCGGCCTCGTCATTGCACTCGCCGGGATGTCCATCGTCGGCGTCGCCGTCGACCGATACCTCCCTGAGCCCGACAGTCCACGCGCAGACCTGCTCGTGAGCGATATCAGCAAGTGGGCGGTGTTTCTGACGCTCTGTGGCTACGTCGTGGTCGTCGAGGGGCGACCACTGTCGTCGCTCTCGGGCCGCTCGCTCGACCCACTCTCGTTCGTCGCTGTCGTCGGTGTCGGCGTCTTCGTCCTGTTCGCGGCGAACGTGGTGACTGCACCACTGTTCGACCGGTTCGGTATCGACGACCTCGGTGATGGGATGTCGCACCTCGCGTCGCTCTCGGTTCGACACCGTCTCTTCGTCGCGGTCACGGCTGGCGTCACCG
The genomic region above belongs to Haloferax marinisediminis and contains:
- a CDS encoding ammonium transporter; protein product: MTPLQVDPSVIAQGVNYVWILVVSFLIFFMQPGFALLEAGQVRAKNVGNVLMKNMTDWALGVLVYFIVGAGVATIIGGLTSPGGFSVAAAFSYIGDSGSWIDWLFGAVFAMTAATIVSGAVAERMDFRAYVVFAAIMTGIIYPVTQGLTWSGGLLAGSGYLGAILGTGYLDFAGATVVHMCGGVAGLVAAKMVGPRKGRFDANGNSQPIPGHSMLLAVLGTLILAFGWYGFNVGTQATVLATTESGGLEFMGAALGRVALVTTLGMGAGAVAAVIVSTQYQGKPDPLWMANGLLAGLVAVTGAVPHVTWWGGLILGALGGAIVLPAYRFTVDSLKIDDVCGVFAVHGVAGAVGTALIPVFAVGGFSATQLVMQVAGVGIIALWTIVASAVFLFATSTVFDLRVSEKEEVEGLDVGEHGVSVYPEFVGDSGPDRGLGTPAATDGGHDVRTDGGATDDVNAAVEGGDDQ
- a CDS encoding P-II family nitrogen regulator, with amino-acid sequence MSETDGIKMVMAIIRPDKLADVKSALAEAGAPSLTVTNVSGRGSQPAKKGQWRGEEYTVDLHQKVKVECVVADTPADDVVDAIADAAHTGEKGDGKIFVIPVEEAVQVRTGKEGKPAV
- a CDS encoding P-II family nitrogen regulator; this encodes MSNADLPNDGGIKMVMAIIRPDKLADVKTALAEVGAPSLTVSNVSGRGSQPAKKSQWRGEEYTVDLHQKVKVECVVAETPAEDVANAIADAAHTGEKGDGKVFILPVEAAYQVRTGKTGRDAV
- a CDS encoding ammonium transporter, whose protein sequence is MLTALQTDLASVVEGVNLVWVLTVTFLIFFMHAGFAMLEAGQVRAKNVANQLTKNLLTWSIGVIVFFLLGAAVSSIVAGLTGGPVTSISDAFMGLYAPDASATTAWVDWLFGAVFAMTAATIVSGAVAGRAKLRAYLTYTILIAGVIYPVVVGITWAGGFLGGLGFHDFAGGMIVHGMGGIAGLTAAWLIGPRMNRFNSDGSANVIPGHSIAFAVLGTLILAFGWYGFNVGTAAAPLAYSDGAITLGSFAYVGRVALVTTLGMAAGAIGAGGVAMYKTGKVDTLYVANGLLAGLVGVTAIADDIIWPGALVVGLLAGAQLPIVFEFVEKRLRIDDVCAVFPVHGSAGVLGTLLYPVFAVPVWHSGASFVSLAIPQVVGVGVIAIWTFVATAAVFGVFRAVGQARVSPDHEREGLDTAEHGVDTYPEFGSRDTDTGIRADGSGIPHGDGFMTTRKED
- a CDS encoding CPBP family glutamic-type intramembrane protease, with amino-acid sequence MLSVEVVVGLVIALAGMSIVGVAVDRYLPEPDSPRADLLVSDISKWAVFLTLCGYVVVVEGRPLSSLSGRSLDPLSFVAVVGVGVFVLFAANVVTAPLFDRFGIDDLGDGMSHLASLSVRHRLFVAVTAGVTEEALFHGYAIERLIEATGSPLLAGGVSFVAFTAGHAVGWSRGAVVRIAVPALLTTLMYLVVRDVVALMAIHALNDAAGLLLARSVQGVEDATDGATQ